In Rubrivirga marina, the following are encoded in one genomic region:
- a CDS encoding DUF488 family protein → MHTVATIGYEGAAVEPFLKALTDANVDLLVDVRAVARSRRFGFAKTRLAENVGGAGIEYVHLRGLGTPAEGRAAAKAGDLDGLRRIFGEHLATPEAQADLAALADLVASGRRVALLCYEADPATCHRSQVVDALGQMVPLTVEHLSVAPA, encoded by the coding sequence ATGCACACCGTCGCCACCATCGGGTACGAGGGCGCGGCCGTCGAGCCGTTCCTAAAGGCCCTCACCGACGCGAATGTCGACCTGCTCGTCGACGTCCGGGCCGTCGCGCGGTCGCGGCGGTTCGGGTTCGCCAAGACGCGGCTGGCCGAGAACGTCGGCGGAGCCGGCATCGAATACGTCCACCTCCGCGGGCTCGGGACGCCGGCCGAGGGCCGCGCCGCCGCCAAGGCCGGCGACCTCGACGGCCTCCGGCGGATCTTCGGCGAGCACCTCGCCACGCCCGAGGCCCAGGCCGACCTCGCGGCCCTCGCCGACCTCGTGGCGTCGGGCCGCCGCGTCGCGCTCCTCTGCTACGAGGCCGACCCGGCGACGTGCCACCGGAGCCAGGTCGTCGACGCGCTCGGCCAGATGGTGCCGCTCACGGTCGAGCACCTGTCGGTGGCGCCGGCCTAG
- a CDS encoding PIG-L deacetylase family protein, with protein MTLLYVFPHPDDESFGPGPAIARQTREGHDVHVLTLTKGGATKVRHDLGLSVDEMGEVRAKETACAVEALGGTLTILDFPDGGLADLDPRDLEHVVERKIEAVAPDVVVTYAPHGNSVHPDHLVAHAVVKRAYCAACDEMAGRSPRRLAFFTLIEGEIEDNPAGLRGSPRDAIGAVVPFSDADREAGEAALACYETYREVVEAHQPLRQVADGVAFVLFQERYDAPLDSLTDDLHDEG; from the coding sequence GTGACTCTCCTCTACGTCTTCCCCCACCCCGACGACGAGTCGTTCGGGCCTGGCCCTGCCATCGCCCGCCAGACCCGCGAGGGCCACGACGTTCATGTCCTGACCCTCACCAAGGGCGGGGCGACGAAGGTGCGCCACGACCTCGGGCTGAGCGTCGACGAGATGGGCGAGGTCCGCGCGAAGGAGACGGCCTGCGCCGTCGAGGCCCTCGGCGGGACGCTGACGATCCTCGACTTCCCCGACGGCGGCCTGGCCGACCTCGACCCGCGCGACCTCGAGCACGTGGTCGAGCGGAAGATCGAGGCCGTCGCCCCCGACGTCGTCGTGACGTACGCGCCGCACGGCAACAGCGTCCACCCGGACCATCTCGTGGCGCACGCCGTCGTGAAACGGGCGTACTGCGCGGCGTGCGACGAGATGGCCGGGCGGAGCCCGCGGCGGCTGGCCTTCTTCACGCTCATCGAGGGCGAGATCGAGGACAACCCGGCCGGGCTGCGGGGCTCGCCGCGCGACGCGATCGGCGCCGTCGTCCCGTTCTCCGACGCCGACCGCGAGGCCGGCGAGGCGGCGCTCGCCTGCTACGAGACGTACCGGGAGGTCGTCGAGGCCCACCAGCCGCTCCGGCAGGTCGCCGACGGCGTGGCGTTCGTCCTCTTCCAGGAGCGCTACGACGCGCCGCTCGACAGCCTCACCGACGACCTCCACGACGAGGGCTGA
- a CDS encoding SDR family oxidoreductase: MPALSDHVAIVTGASSGIGEATAKHLATEGATVVLAARREGRLNDLKNAIEADGGTALVVPTDVTDRDAVKALAQRTVDEYGRIDVLVNNAGVMPLTYLHNMQTDDWYSTVDINLYGVLHAIEAVLPTMIEQERGHVVNVSSTAGRKVYPGGAVYSATKYGVRALSEGMRQELGPRFGIRVTCIEPGAVATELTDTISDEELKKDSAKMFSKLTPLEAERIAESIVYAVTAPASATVAEILVMPTDQMR; this comes from the coding sequence ATGCCCGCGCTCTCCGACCACGTCGCCATCGTCACGGGTGCCTCGTCCGGCATCGGCGAGGCCACCGCCAAGCACCTCGCGACGGAAGGCGCGACCGTCGTCCTCGCCGCCCGGCGTGAGGGGCGGCTCAACGACCTCAAGAACGCCATCGAGGCCGACGGCGGCACGGCGCTCGTCGTGCCCACCGACGTTACCGACCGCGACGCCGTGAAGGCGCTTGCGCAGCGGACCGTGGACGAATACGGCCGGATCGACGTGCTCGTCAACAACGCTGGCGTCATGCCGCTGACGTACCTCCACAACATGCAGACGGACGACTGGTATTCGACCGTCGACATCAACCTCTACGGCGTGCTCCACGCGATCGAGGCCGTCCTGCCGACGATGATCGAGCAGGAGCGGGGCCACGTCGTCAACGTGTCGTCGACGGCCGGGCGGAAGGTGTACCCGGGCGGGGCGGTGTACTCGGCCACGAAGTACGGCGTCCGCGCCCTGTCCGAGGGGATGCGCCAGGAGCTCGGCCCGCGCTTCGGGATCCGCGTGACGTGCATCGAGCCCGGGGCCGTCGCGACCGAGCTGACCGACACGATCAGCGACGAGGAGCTCAAGAAGGACTCGGCCAAGATGTTCTCGAAGCTGACGCCGCTCGAGGCGGAGCGGATCGCCGAGTCGATCGTCTACGCCGTGACCGCGCCCGCCTCGGCGACCGTGGCCGAGATCCTCGTGATGCCGACCGACCAGATGCGCTGA
- a CDS encoding MBL fold metallo-hydrolase, giving the protein MTLTFWGAAQTVTGSLHYLELDDGTRLFLDCGLFQGRRSEAKTLNAEWPCEPSSVDAVLLSHAHIDHAGLLPKLWRDGFRGTVYATHATRDLCAIMLRDSAHIQESDADFFNRKIRKKGQPPVEPLYDQEDAEGIMSCFHGVPYGTPFKVPGGVSVTYRDAGHILGSATMTLDLPGDKRLGFTGDLGNPGRIILRDPQPLPPVDWLISESTYGGKEHEPVDRAKERLAQIITETAARGGRVVIPAFAVGRTQELVHNLDQLWNEGRIPRIPVFVDSPLAVNATAVFQTHPECYDADLLEYMLEDPNPFGFERLEYVREASRSKELNGLRVPFVVISASGMCEAGRILYHLRNTVESDKNTVLIVGYQAEHTLGRRIVERRDEVKIFGQPHPLRARVEVMNTFSAHADEPGLVDFIGALDGDRLKTVFLVHGDPERQAALTDALAEAGVHDVQSPARGHAVAL; this is encoded by the coding sequence ATGACCCTCACCTTCTGGGGCGCTGCCCAGACCGTCACCGGCTCCCTCCACTACCTCGAGCTGGATGACGGCACGCGGCTTTTCCTCGACTGCGGGCTGTTCCAGGGCCGCCGCTCGGAGGCCAAGACGCTCAACGCCGAGTGGCCCTGCGAGCCGTCCTCGGTCGACGCCGTGCTCCTCTCGCACGCCCACATCGACCACGCCGGGCTTCTCCCGAAGCTCTGGCGCGACGGCTTCCGGGGCACCGTCTACGCGACGCACGCCACGCGCGACCTCTGCGCGATCATGCTCCGCGACTCCGCCCACATCCAGGAGTCCGACGCCGACTTCTTCAACCGGAAGATCCGCAAGAAGGGCCAGCCGCCGGTCGAGCCGCTCTACGACCAGGAGGACGCCGAGGGCATCATGTCGTGCTTCCACGGCGTCCCCTACGGGACGCCGTTCAAGGTGCCCGGCGGGGTCTCGGTGACGTACCGCGACGCCGGCCACATCTTGGGATCGGCGACGATGACGCTCGACCTGCCGGGCGACAAACGGCTCGGCTTCACCGGCGACCTCGGCAATCCCGGCCGGATCATCCTCCGCGACCCGCAGCCGCTCCCGCCGGTCGACTGGCTGATCTCGGAGAGCACCTACGGCGGGAAGGAGCACGAGCCGGTGGACCGGGCCAAAGAGCGGCTGGCCCAGATCATCACGGAGACGGCCGCGCGCGGCGGGCGCGTCGTGATCCCGGCCTTCGCCGTCGGGCGGACGCAGGAGCTCGTCCACAACCTCGACCAGCTCTGGAACGAGGGCCGGATTCCCCGCATCCCGGTGTTCGTGGACAGCCCGCTGGCGGTCAACGCGACGGCCGTGTTCCAGACGCACCCCGAGTGCTACGACGCGGACCTCCTGGAGTACATGCTGGAGGACCCGAACCCGTTCGGGTTCGAGCGGCTCGAGTACGTCCGCGAGGCGAGCCGGTCGAAGGAGCTCAACGGGCTCCGCGTGCCGTTCGTGGTCATCTCGGCGTCGGGGATGTGCGAGGCCGGGCGGATCCTCTACCACCTCCGCAACACGGTCGAGAGCGACAAGAACACGGTCCTCATCGTGGGCTACCAGGCCGAGCACACGCTCGGCCGGCGGATCGTGGAGCGGCGCGACGAGGTCAAGATCTTCGGCCAGCCGCACCCGCTCCGGGCCCGTGTCGAGGTCATGAACACGTTCTCGGCCCACGCCGACGAGCCCGGGCTCGTGGACTTTATCGGCGCGCTCGACGGGGACCGGCTGAAGACCGTCTTCCTCGTCCACGGCGACCCCGAGCGGCAGGCGGCCCTCACCGACGCGCTCGCCGAGGCGGGCGTCCACGACGTGCAGTCGCCGGCGCGGGGGCACGCGGTCGCGCTCTGA
- a CDS encoding amidohydrolase family protein, whose translation MARPLRLGLLLVTLAASASAQSVLLRPDRVFDGEAMHEGWAVLVRADTIAAVGPAGSLPRAPEADVVDLAGTTLMPGLIEGHSHLLLHPYDETGWTEQVLNESVAERVARGVVHAEAGLMAGWTTSRDLGSEGAGYADVGLRDAIEKGVVLGPRLLVAGPAIVATGSYGPKGFRPDMEVPLGAQEADGADLVRVTREQIGGGADWVKVYADYRWGPNGEARPTFSEDEIRTIVETAASSGRDVVAHAATAEGMLRAVRAGVRTVEHGDGGTPEVWAEMAARGVWLCPTLGAVDAISRYQGWDGSEPAPSRIVVKRRQVTAALAAGVPMCVGSDVGVFDHGDQAVEAELMAAYGMPVLDVLRAATAGNAEMLRMADRIGSVRPGLLADLVAVAGDPLADVAALRDVRFVMKGGAVVRRD comes from the coding sequence ATGGCCCGCCCCCTCCGCCTCGGTCTCCTCCTCGTCACGCTCGCCGCGTCGGCCAGCGCGCAGTCCGTTCTCCTCCGCCCCGACCGGGTGTTCGACGGCGAGGCGATGCACGAGGGGTGGGCCGTCCTCGTCCGCGCCGACACGATCGCGGCCGTCGGGCCGGCCGGCTCCCTCCCCCGCGCGCCCGAGGCGGACGTGGTCGACCTCGCCGGCACGACGCTGATGCCGGGCCTCATCGAGGGCCACAGCCACCTCTTGCTCCACCCGTACGACGAGACGGGGTGGACCGAGCAGGTCCTCAACGAGTCCGTCGCCGAGCGCGTGGCGCGGGGCGTCGTCCACGCCGAGGCCGGGCTCATGGCGGGCTGGACGACCTCGCGCGACCTCGGCAGCGAGGGCGCCGGCTACGCCGACGTCGGCCTCCGCGACGCCATCGAGAAGGGCGTCGTGCTGGGCCCGCGGCTGCTCGTGGCCGGGCCGGCCATCGTCGCGACGGGCTCGTACGGGCCGAAGGGCTTCCGCCCCGACATGGAGGTCCCGCTCGGCGCCCAGGAGGCCGACGGCGCCGACCTCGTCCGCGTGACCCGCGAGCAGATCGGCGGCGGGGCCGACTGGGTCAAGGTCTACGCCGACTACCGCTGGGGGCCCAACGGCGAGGCCCGGCCGACCTTCTCGGAGGACGAGATCCGGACCATCGTCGAGACCGCGGCCTCGTCGGGCCGCGACGTGGTGGCCCACGCGGCCACGGCCGAGGGGATGCTGCGCGCCGTGAGGGCCGGCGTCCGGACGGTCGAGCACGGCGACGGCGGGACGCCGGAGGTCTGGGCCGAGATGGCCGCGCGCGGCGTCTGGCTCTGCCCCACCCTCGGCGCCGTCGACGCCATCTCGCGCTACCAGGGGTGGGACGGCTCCGAGCCCGCCCCGTCGCGGATCGTCGTCAAGCGACGCCAGGTCACCGCAGCGCTCGCGGCCGGCGTGCCGATGTGCGTCGGCTCCGACGTCGGCGTGTTCGACCACGGCGACCAAGCCGTCGAGGCTGAGTTGATGGCCGCCTACGGAATGCCCGTCCTCGACGTGCTCCGCGCCGCGACGGCCGGCAACGCCGAGATGCTGCGGATGGCCGACCGGATCGGCTCCGTCCGCCCCGGTCTCCTCGCCGACCTCGTCGCCGTCGCGGGCGACCCGCTGGCTGATGTCGCGGCGCTCCGCGACGTCCGGTTTGTGATGAAGGGCGGCGCGGTCGTGCGCCGCGACTAG